The following proteins are co-located in the Candida dubliniensis CD36 chromosome 3, complete sequence genome:
- a CDS encoding iron sulfur assembly protein, putative (Similar to S. cerevisiae ISA2;~In S. cerevisiae: protein required for maturation of mitochondrial and cytosolic Fe/S proteins, localizes to the mitochondrial intermembrane space), whose protein sequence is MLGTRYMVITKRISTLQLFKSPILNGTVIGTLRYNSTKSTTTTNSGNTGTNSSRLKPSSFAFPSAQPPSTIPSTNDSTTTLQQEDINDFKATNLIHGQTNLSFAITERASKKLNEISQQDNEDSGLIIQVESGGCHGFQYNLKLTNIDKELQEVENNDDLMVFERDQGKVIMNESSLMILQDSKLDYTKELIGSQFKIVDSPYTSSACGCGSSFDFDFDKLSQKEG, encoded by the coding sequence ATGTTAGGAACTAGATATATGGTCATAACCAAACGAATCTCAACATTACAGTTATTTAAATCCCCAATACTTAATGGGACAGTCATTGGTACTTTACGTTATAATTCTACCAAatcaaccaccaccacaaacTCTGGTAATACTGGTACTAATTCATCAAGACTAAAACCATCGTCATTTGCTTTCCCATCGGCACAACCACCATCCACAATTCCTTCAACTAACGATtccacaacaacattacaacaagaagatattaatgatttcaaaGCCACTAATTTAATTCATGGACAAactaatttatcatttgcCATAACTGAAAGAGCTAGtaagaaattaaatgaaatttctCAACAAGATAATGAAGATTCTGGATTAATAATCCAAGTAGAAAGTGGAGGATGTCATGgatttcaatataatttgaaattaaccaatattgataaagaattaCAAGAAGTAGagaataatgatgatttgatgGTATTTGAAAGAGATCAAGGGAAAGTAATTATGAatgaatcatcattaatgattttacaagattcaaaattggattatacaaaagaattgattggtagtcaatttaaaattgttgatagtCCTTATACTAGTTCTGCTTGTGGTTGTGGAAgttcatttgattttgattttgataaattactGCAAAAGGAAGGATAA
- a CDS encoding aldo-keto reductase, putative (In S. cerevisiae: putative xylose and arabinose reductase; member of the aldo-keto reductase (AKR) family; GFP-fusion protein is induced in response to the DNA-damaging agent MMS), producing the protein MSYRLIKLNSGHTIPSIGLGCYDIPRNKTVSVVYEACKVGYRHFDTAVLYGNEEEVIEGISKFLRENPNIPRSEFFYTTKLWNSQLGTSSTKQAISTMMAQVGDKLEYIDLLLIHSPLPGKTKRLESWKVLQDAVEKGWIKNIGVSNYGKHHIEELLTNSTIPPAVNQIEISPWCMRQDLATWCLNKGINVEAYAPLTHGHKLQTNNTEFQQIMQKYNKSAAQVLIKWSLQKGYIPLPKTKTPSRLKENLSVDDFELTNEEIKAIDQPDAYEPTDWECTDAP; encoded by the coding sequence ATGTCATACAGGTTAATCAAACTCAATTCTGGCCATACCATTCCATCAATTGGATTAGGATGTTATGATATTCCAAGAAACAAAACAGTTTCGGTAGTTTATGAGGCTTGTAAGGTTGGATATCGTCATTTTGATACTGCTGTATTATATggaaatgaagaagaagttatTGAAGGGATAAGTAAATTTTTACGAGAAAACCCTAATATACCACGATCTGAGTTTTTTTACACAACAAAGCTTTGGAATAGTCAATTGGGTACTTCAAGTACCAAACAAGCCATTTCAACCATGATGGCTCAAGTTGGTGATAAATTAgaatatattgatttattattaattcattcTCCATTACCAGGTAAGACAAAACGTTTAGAGAGTTGGAAAGTTTTACAAGATGCCGTTGAAAAAGGATGGATTAAAAACATTGGGGTTTCTAATTATGGTAAACATCAcattgaagaattattaacaaattCAACCATTCCTCCAGCTgtcaatcaaattgaaattagtCCTTGGTGTATGAGACAAGATTTGGCCACTTGGTGTTTAAATAAAGGTATCAATGTTGAAGCTTATGCTCCATTGACTCATGGTCATAAATTGCAAACCAATAATACTGAATTCCAACAAATCAtgcaaaaatataataaatcagCAGCTCAAGTATTGATTAAATGGTCATTACAAAAAGGTTATATACCATTACCAAAGACGAAAACCCCATCACGATTGAAGGAAAATCTTtctgttgatgattttgaattgactaatgaagaaattaaagcAATTGATCAACCTGATGCTTATGAACCAACAGATTGGGAATGTACTGATGCTCCATAG
- the TDH1 gene encoding glyceraldehyde-3-phosphate dehydrogenase, putative yields the protein MAIKIGINGFGRIGRLVLRVALSRKDIEVVAVNDPFIAADYAAYMFKYDSTHGRYQGEVTASGDSLVIDGQKIKVFQERDPVNIPWGKSGVDYVIESTGIFTKLEGAQKHIDAGAKKVIITAPSADAPMFVVGVNEDKYTPDLNIISNASCTTNCLAPLAKVVNDTFGIEEGLMTTVHSITATQKTVDGPSHKDWRGGRTASGNIIPSSTGAAKAVGKVIPELNGKLTGMSLRVPTTDVSVVDLTVRLKKPASYEEIAQAIKKASEGPLKGVLGYTEDAVVSTDFLSSTYSSVFDEKAGILLSPTFVKLISWYDNEYGYSTRVVDLLEHVAKVSA from the coding sequence ATGGCTATTAAAATTGGTATTAACGGTTTCGGTAGAATCGGTAGATTAGTCTTAAGAGTTGCTTTAAGCAGAAAAGACATTGAAGTTGTTGCCGTCAACGATCCATTCATTGCTGCCGACTATGCTGCTTACATGTTCAAATACGATTCCACCCACGGTAGATACCAAGGTGAAGTCACTGCTTCTGGTGACAGCTTGGTCATTGATggtcaaaaaatcaaagttTTCCAAGAAAGAGACCCAGTTAACATTCCATGGGGTAAATCTGGTGTTGATTACGTTATTGAATCCACTGGTATCTTCACCAAACTCGAAGGTGCTCAAAAACACATTGATGCTGGTGCCAAAAAAGTTATCATCACTGCTCCATCTGCTGATGCCCCAATGTTTGTTGTCGGTGTTAACGAAGACAAATACACTCCAGACTTGAACATTATCTCCAATGCTTCTTGTACCACCAACTGTTTGGCTCCATTGGCTAAAGTTGTCAACGACACTTTCGGTATTGAAGAAGGTTTGATGACCACTGTCCACTCCATCACTGCTACCCAAAAGACCGTTGACGGTCCATCCCACAAGGACTGGAGAGGTGGTAGAACTGCTTCTGGTAACATTATCCCATCTTCCACTGGTGCTGCTAAAGCCGTTGGTAAGGTTATTCCAGAATTGAACGGTAAATTGACTGGTATGTCTTTGAGAGTCCCAACCACTGATGTTTCCGTTGTTGACTTGACTGTCAGATTGAAGAAACCAGCTTCTTACGAAGAAATTGCTCAAGCCATCAAGAAAGCTTCTGAAGGTCCATTGAAGGGTGTTTTGGGTTACACTGAAGATGCTGTTGTCTCCACCGATTTCTTGAGTTCAACCTACTCATCTGTTTTCGATGAAAAAGCTGGTATCTTGTTGTCCCCAACTTTCGTCAAATTGATCTCCTGGTACGATAACGAATACGGTTACTCCACCAGAGTTGTTGACTTGTTGGAACACGTTGCTAAAGTTTCTGCTTGA
- a CDS encoding dolichyl-phosphate-D-mannose:protein O-D-mannosyltransferase, putative (Similar to S. cerevisiae PMT2;~In S. cerevisiae: transfers mannose residues from dolichyl phosphate-D-mannose to protein serine/threonine residues; acts in a complex with Pmt1p, can instead interact with Pmt5p in some conditions; target for new antifungals), whose product MSTSVEPNETEALLRKQNELSTTASIEEKYPNHQEDEDEVDTLKRTQYDEAKETAESLKQVESILAPILFTALSFFVRFYRISVNDHVVWDEAHFGKFGSYYLRHEFYHDVHPPLGKMLVGLSGYLAGYNGSWDFPSGEKYPDYIDYTKMRLFNATFSALCVPLAYFTGKEIGFSMFTTWLFTLMVALESSYVTLGKFILLDSMLLFFTVATVFCFSRFNNFNNKSQEFSRKWWKWILLTGVSIGCTCSVKMVGLFVTTLVGIYTVVDLWNKLSDKSISWTKYIQHWFARIVALIIVPIFIFMLSFKVHFDLLYKSGTGDANMSSLFQANLAGSDVGGGPREVSMFHSVITLKNQGLSGGLLHSHVQTFPEGSKQQQVTTYGHKDSNNNWIFQRARGQPYYDTSGNTTDVEYIFDGMHVRLMHPQTGRNLHTHDIPAPVSKSEYEVACYGNLTIGDPKDNWIVEIMEQASDEDKMRLHPLTSSFRLKNEVMNCYLGVTGTTLPQWGFRQGEVVCYKNPFKKDKRTWWNIENNRNAILPPAPEDFKLPKTKFIRDFIQLNLAMMATNNALVPDTEKQDDLASSFWQWPTLNVGIRMCGWGPENPKYYMIGSPATTWTSTFGVILFAFIVLYYLIRWQRQYVDFPSTNPHKLKLFVMGGIYPMFGWGLHFLPFAIMGRVTYVHHYVPALYFAMLVFCYEVESFASRLNTPNASPVSKLLYLAIYISLLSLVAGTFWYFRYLSWGMEGPKEDWKHLKLLESWRVSDDQYT is encoded by the coding sequence ATGTCTACTTCTGTTGAACCCAATGAAACAGAAGCTTTGTTGAGAAAGCAGAATGAACTTTCTACAACTgcttcaattgaagaaaaatacCCTAATCAccaagaagatgaagatgaagtcGATACTCTTAAACGAACCCAATATGATGAAGCTAAAGAAACTGCTGAATCTTTAAAACAAGTTGAATCCATTTTGGCACCTATTCTTTTCACTGCATTGTCATTTTTCGTGAGATTTTATCGTATTTCAGTGAATGATCATGTTGTTTGGGATGAAGCTCATTTTGGTAAATTTGGATCCTATTATTTACGACACGAATTTTATCATGATGTTCATCCTCCATTGGGTAAGATGTTAGTTGGTTTATCTGGTTATTTGGCAGGGTACAATGGATCTTGGGATTTCCCAAGTGGTGAAAAATATCCAgattatattgattataCTAAAATGAGATTGTTTAATGCCACTTTTTCTGCCTTGTGTGTTCCATTGGCATATTTCACAGGGAAAGAAATTGGATTTTCTATGTTTACTACTTGGTTATTCACTTTAATGGTGGCTCTTGAATCAAGTTATGTTACATTAGGtaaattcattttattgGATTCAATGTTGTTATTTTTCACTGTTGCTACTGTTTTCTGTTTTTCTcgtttcaacaattttaacAATAAATCACAAGAATTTTCCAGAAAATGGTGGAAATGGATTCTTTTAACGGGTGTTTCCATTGGTTGTACTTGTTCAGTTAAAATGGTTGGATTATTTGTTACCACTTTGGTGGGTATTTACACTGTTGTCGATCTTTGGAACAAATTGAGTGATAAATCTATTTCATGGacaaaatatattcaacaTTGGTTTGCTAGAATTGTTGCCTTGATTATTGTCCCTATTTTCATCTTTATGCTTTCATTTAAAGttcattttgatttgttatATAAATCAGGTACCGGTGATGCCAATATGTCATCACTTTTCCAAGCTAATTTGGCTGGTTCCgatgttggtggtggtccTCGTGAAGTATCTATGTTCCACTCAGTTATTACTTTAAAGAACCAAGGTTTAAGTGGTGGACTTTTGCATTCACATGTTCAAACATTCCCAGAAGGTtccaaacaacaacaagttaCTACTTATGGTCATAAAGattcaaacaacaattggatTTTCCAAAGAGCTAGAGGACAACCTTATTATGACACTTCAGGTAACACTACTGAtgttgaatatatttttgatgGTATGCATGTAAGATTAATGCATCCACAAACTGGTAGAAACTTACATACTCATGACATTCCTGCACCAGTCTCTAAATCTGAATATGAAGTTGCATGTTATGGTAATTTAACTATTGGTGATCCTAAAGATAATTGGATTGTGGAAATTATGGAACAAGCAAGTGATGAAGATAAGATGAGATTACATCCTTTGACTTCATCATTTAGATTGAAGAATGAAGTGATGAATTGTTATTTGGGAGTTACTGGTACTACTTTACCTCAATGGGGGTTTAGACAAGGTGAAGTTGTTTGTTATAAAAACCCATTtaaaaaagacaaaagaACTTGGTggaatattgaaaataatcgTAATGCAATTTTACCACCAGCTCCAgaagatttcaaattacCTAAAACCAAATTCATCCGCgatttcattcaattgaatttggcTATGATGGCTACTAATAATGCTTTAGTTCCCGACACTGAAAAGCAAGATGATTTGGCTTCATCATTTTGGCAATGGCCAACATTAAATGTTGGGATCAGAATGTGTGGATGGGGACCAGAAAATCCTAAATATTATATGATTGGTTCACCAGCAACTACTTGGACATCTACTTTTGGTGTTATTTTGTTTgcatttattgttttgtattatttgattagaTGGCAAAGACAATATGTTGATTTCCCAAGTACTAATCCacacaaattgaaattatttgtCATGGGAGGTATTTATCCAATGTTTGGTTGGGGGTTACATTTCTTACCATTTGCCATTATGGGTAGAGTTACCTATGTTCATCATTATGTTCCTGCACTTTATTTTGCCATGCTTGTTTTCTGTTATGAAGTTGAATCATTTGCTTCAAGATTAAATACACCTAATGCTTCTCCAGTGctgaaattattatatttggCCATTTATATCAGTTTGCTTTCCTTAGTTGCTGGTACTTTCTGGTATTTCAGATATTTATCTTGGGGTATGGAAGGACCAAAAGAAGATTGGAAgcatttgaaattattggaatCATGGAGAGTCTCTGATGATCAGTATACCTAG